The genomic DNA TTCATTGTCTCTTCATCGAATTTCAATTAGTGGATATTGATTATTATGATGATCATGATCATTAACTGATTGATGAAAACAACTTTAGATTTGGATTTCATTGAGTCTAGTTGGAGTTACAAGATGTTGAGACAGAATGTTGAAAGATGGACGAGATGTTATAGTCTTATATGGTACTTTTattctatgaagcacaaacataGAGACCGGACACGACACAAACATCGAAACGCTGACACCGACAATGACATAATTCAGTCTAATCATATGCGTTGTTGGTGTTGGACACCGACGTCAGGACacacctaatccgaggagtgttcATGCTTCGTGGGTCTTAATTTTCGGTATGGGTGTGTGAATTGGTGAGTGATTTAGGACTCTAAATGCACTCAAGAAaacgaacaaaaaaaattctgcaGCATCTGCATCTTGGTAATGATACATCCAGTCATGAATaaaaccatcaatttagtctctgaaTATCACACTATTTCTGGTTTAGTTCCTGAACTATATACATATGATAAGTAGTTCCTGAAGTATATGGAATGTGTCAATTTAGTCTCTGAAGTATATGGAAATTCGGCAATTTTGTCTCTAACATCTTAATTGTTGTGACTAAATTGACGGGTTTCATATACTTTAGAGACTACTTTTCATGTTATAGGGTAGGGACTAAATTTGAGACAGGGTGATagttcagggactaaattgatggtttacATTCAGTGATCAAATAAATGTGCCGTACAACTCGTCCTTGTTTTGGTTAAAGAGATAGAGTGATACAACAAAGAAGTTCACGAATGTGTCATGAGCGGAAAATGACCAATTAGAACCTGCGTATAACCATACATGGGCAGTTATTGAATTTAAAGGATTTACCCAAAATTTCCCATGTCAGTCATGATGTGTCTGCGATGTTATTTCTCGTGACATttccatgaagaaaaaaaagttagctTGTTTTTCTCAtataattatacaaatattaccttattttcaaatctttcacATGGCAAACTTATGGGTGCTTTTGGAACCCTAAATGTTAAATTTTCCCATTAAGTGCATACTATAACCCagatttttattgtttaatccTACTTCTCTTCTGCATCGTAGACATCTCAAGCATCTAGGTTTTCATTTATTGATTGATATGATGATACCCGGAAAACAAAAATGGCAAATATCCTGTattgtaaatttttattgaacTTGTTGAAATTGATATCTAAGTCTTAGATAGGGTTGAAAAATAGAAATCATGCACTTATGGCAATGATTAAAAACTAAGGCCCACCACCTGATTTGCTTCCTGAAGTTTTTATGTGTGTAATGAGGAATATTCTTGTAAAGATTTAATGGTAAATCGTTCAAAGAAGTTTGTAGGTCTTATGgctttaatgataaataattgtttatgaatgtatgttttaatttctTATGGTTTATTTATATGTGCTTTTTATCAGGGATTTCGAAAAGCAGATCCTGAGCGTTGGGAGTTTGCCAATGAAGAATTTATCAAAGATCAAAAACATCTTCTGAAGAATATACACCGCAGGAAACCTATCCACAGTCATAGTCATCCTCCGGGTTCTGCTGTAGATCCAGAAAGGGCAGCATTGGAGCAAGAAATAGAGAAGTTGTCTCGCGAGAAAAATGCTCTTCAAACCAAACTCTTAAGCTACAATTATCTCGATACAGAAAAGCTTCAGCTGGAAGATTTTCAGCGGCGATTGGATGGCATGGAGAAGAGGCAGACAAATTTGCAGAACTTCTTTGAGAAGGCTCTTCAAGATTCTTTTATTGTTGAACTTCTTTCCCGCAAAATTGAATCCATGGATTTGGCAGCTTATAATAAGAAAAGGCGATTGCCTCAGGTTGATCAGGTGCAGCCTGTTGCCGAAGGTAGCTTGGTTGACAATCCTAGCAATTTCAGACTGGAATTTGGGAATGTTTTCCCTCATGATATCTCAAATAAACTCAGACTGGAATTGTCACCAGCTGTCTCAGATATGAACTTGATATCAGGTAGCACGCAGGGTTCAAACGAAGATGAGGAAAGCCTGCAGAAAAATCTGTCTGAAGGAGAACTGACAGGAATGCAGACAAGAACTGGCCTTGCTTTTACACCTGAAACACTAGACCTTGCAGATACTGGGGCATCTTTCACTTTTAACATGGATTCGTGTTTATCACAAAGAGCAACAACTACTGAGTGCCCAAATCTTCACTCTCTGGAGCCGAGTACTGAAGAAGGCGATAGTCATATATCCTGCCAACTAAATTTAACTCTGGCATCTTGTACATTGGAATTCAATAGGAATTCATACTCGGCCAGGTCGCCCCAAATAAACTGTCAGGAAATTGGCAATTTGGCAGAGTCAAGAGTTAACGCTGATGGTAAAGAATCTGAAATTGGAGTTTCCTCAAACCGAAATGTGGCTAATGAGGCTATCAATCTAGCTCCACCAAAGGAGGCTTCAGGTAACGTCCAAGTCAAAGCAGCTGCTCGGCACGGAGTGAATGATGTGTTTTGGGAAAATTTCCTTACTGAAAGACCAGGCTGTTCAGACAATGAAGAGGCAATATCCAACTATCGAGCAATTCCAAATAGTGAGCAAGAAGAAGGGCGGTCAGTTCATGGAATCTCCAGTAACATCAAGAACATGGATAATCTCACCCTTTGAGCATGCTGTCTTGGGACACTTACTATTGGTATGTGAGATTCACTGAATATTGTAGACGTTCAAGAATATGTTTGTCTTACTACTGTCATGTAAAAATATGTTTGACTTTTTAGACTGAAACATGCATTGCGAATTAGTTGTCTGGTAGTGTTGTAGACGTTCAAGCTTTTAATGGTTTTCACCGGTATTGTAGACTTGAAAGTGACTATGCAGTTTTGAATACATACTCCTATATATTCAAGTTTTGAATGGTTTTCACAGGTATGTTGAACTTAAAAAGTCTTCGACTATGCGGTTTTTATTTCATGTTTGCTCAGATAGCTATGCAGTTGTTGGCTGGTTGCTTTAggtctaaaaaaattgattttgatgttttagttaTGTTTGTGTGCAAGcttctttcaaaaatgtttttgttaaaCACTGAATTTTATGCTGGAAATTTGTAAATTAAATAACCattttgattagcttttgaaaaaaaaattaatacaaaagagagaaactattttgatatttagagtTTTTCAACTTGAATGCTTTTTaaactatagttttttttttagaatctctaaagaattcttcaaattatttatatCAAACTGCTAGTTGTCTTTTTGAATATGAACTTTAAACTTTGTAACATGATGGAAATTGTGATTGTATCGGCAACCAACACAAATTGAAAACACTGGTGTTGTGATTTAGATGAATAATGCTATTTTCATTCCAACTCTGGCCATGATATGTCTAGAGAGgctgaaaaacaacaattataatAGTCTGTTGggctctttcaaaaaaaaaaaaaagtctgttAGGCTCATATGGTTCCTGCTGGTTGCTTGTTGAGTTGTCTGAGACACACAACTCTTCACATGTGGGTCCCATCTTTTTAGAAGTGAGTGCTACATAAAGTGGCGCTAACCACATACATTCCACCCGATAAGAGGCCGAGTATTTGAGAGAATTTTAGAGTGATTGTTGTTAGCATTACTCATGTAAAAGGTAGTTGAAATGTGTTTTTAAGTATGATTAGTGCTATTCAAATGGTAAATGACGGCGGGAACATTTTATATAATGAGAATTAAATGTGGAAAACCCTCTTCGATTTTTTTAGTGAgtgtgaatattatttttttataaatagtgaGTGTGAATTTCACTGCTAAGCTATTTgtagaagaaaaacaagaagtgtttttagtatttttaaacatatttttaatttttatatacaaaattttactaaaaattatctttatttttttataaaatattttaaaatctacAGTTTTTGTTTAATCGCACTTATATTGCCCTTGTTCTGTTCATCTTGCTTCCAACTTTCAGAATAATACATGTTTTGTAACAACTAACATTCATCTGGTTCAAGTGGAAATAATAGATTCCTTAAGAAAGGTTTCAATTCAGTTTTGTGGAtgcaaaaacataattaaaatatgagCCTTCATTAAAGTGGTCAGTTGGATTATTTGATGAAGACTAATCATTCATCAAATCGATGAACAGTTCGCACCTACAGCATtgttaacaaaaaagaaaaaagagtttgCACCTACAATATTGTACTATATCTCTGTGTGGATTTAATATCACTTGTATTTGTCTTATAAGTTtgaatgataatatatatttgtttgctCGTAAAAAAAAGAGTTGTAATGCTATCCTTTGTgagagatttttaaaataattaatgaaatcAAAGAAAGTACTCTAAAATGTGTGTCTCTTGAGATTCAAATTAACAGGGTATGTTTATTCGTGacttaatacattttttttacgtGAATGATTTGTTAAGAGTTGTCTAAATGTTGTTGATACTTTCTTAATGGTGCATGTTGCTCTGTATAAATAGACAATTTCACAATTCAGGGTTAAGAATGAACTTCATTTATTTATGATCTGACGTTCAGTCAAAAACTGTAAATAATCACgtctctcttttttttatgtacatGTGCAAAGTAGAGTTAGAGAATTATATATGGTATCTATAAATTATACTTTAAATGATATGTTTGTTTGATTGTGATGTGCAATCCATATCAAGGAGCTCACAATTTTCCTAAATAAATAAGATTTGTGAGtttcatccatttttttttttttatggttgggatttgaaccccaaaccttacatattttatacattatCCTTACTaattgaactaagctcacgaggacagtTGCATCCAGTTTAGCGAAACTAATGGCGTCAAAAGagcttcaaatttaatattcaCACTTACACTTTGGATTAGTTGtgtaatcaattttttgtttgaaagaaggATTAATTGTGTAATCATATTCTTCATCTCTATTTTTTGTGCTTTGGTCTCAATATATAAATAAGGGTTTTATCAACGATGTCTCCATGACGTTCTTTAAAGAATTCTAatgatgaaataattttttttaaaaagttaaatattttaattttcaatgaaataaatatatagattttgatAAAATCTTACTATCCCAAGAGACGCATTTTcctatgaataaataaataacacataCTCTccccggtcctatttataagaaacatttgacttttttgattaattgcataaatgatgtatttggtctatattctagacaagatacattaattacacaataaatctaaaaaatcaactttttcttataaataggaccgaagGGAGTActctttaagaaaataatttagtataatttaatttttatgtgcatgtaaacttaactcaattgataaagaCATAATATATACACGGATCGatgttcgaaccccaaacaactcatttattcaTCATAAAAGGTGAAGTTCTTTTTAGTCACTAACAgcttgaccaaaaataaataataaacccGCATAGTATCTTAAAAAGATAGTTGTACTCTCCTACTTATCTTTCACTACAATTTGTTTCTTGAGAATACAGGCTTATTTGAACCtttaactttaaattaaatgaatggTATTTTATAAATGATATCATTAAATTTGTTAAAGTTTTAATTAGTAATTATTTTGGAAAATGCAATTACTTTTTCCATGAGGCATGAACCAGAAACCCTTCAAACCACATTCCAATGGCATGAAGCCTTTAGGAAGTTATTTTGCCCTATGCAAATAATCACCATTGGAACCCTAAATATGTGAATATTCTATTTTGTCCTCCATGCAAACCCAAAATCTGAGGGTGAAACTCAAGACCAAAGGGAATGGTGTGAGTTTTGATTTGGGAAAATAAGATTTAGATTTAGCTGAGTTAGAACatcttaaataataaatttgtatataGATCGAGATAAAAATGAACGAATGAATAAGTTTGTCCCTTAGATTGTAATTTGTAACTATCAATTTAAGATAAAACTTTCCTTTTGCTAAAATAAATGGACTTGAATCTCCTCATGTTGTTGATCAGACTTCATGAAGTAGTAAAAGATCTAACGAGCTTGAATTGTAAAAGATACTTTAACAAAAATTTGGATCATAAGAAATCAGAAATAATATGTAGTTAAAtaaggacttttttttttttgagggttAGTTGAATAAGGATTTAGAAGGGAAAGAAAATCACATGAATATTCTATCGCAAACAATTCTAACTTCACCATCCCTTCTTTCCCCATCATCTATTCTACCAAGAGACACCGTGCAGCAGTTGGAAGTGGTGGATATGGGTGATCTAACATTGATTTATGAGTTACTCCATGTCTCATTTTAACtgttcatttcacacatattaagaaaaagttgataaataaaagagtgagaAAAATAGTTGACTGTTTTGTCACTTATTGGCGCATCCCTCCTTGTATAACTCTATTTGGTAAGACTATAGAGttaacttataacttatagcgGATAGCCTATAAGCTCGTATGAACAAAAAAACCTCTGTTTGGTAATATTTTTTCACcacgagcttataacttatttcagTAGTCCGTTTTGACCTCAATAGACAATCAATccaaatttaaaagaaaataaaaaaaatagatcagCATTTTGTGAAATAAAATACATTAGCACGTGGTCAAAATACTCCCTAACAATAATTGAAGTGTTcttgtttcaaaaaataattgaattgttcttaACAATTATCTTAAAAATGACTAATTTGACGATATTTGTGAACACTAGTTTTTGTCTTCCATGGACCAAAAAGGTCTCTTTTCTTGTCGAAATTAGTTTGAACCTTTAAACTAATATCATCCATTTCATCTGTGAATATATTATAGCTAGTTAGCTATTGCTTCACCTGGCCATTGTAACAAATTTCTGCATCCGCCATTCCTCGTggacaataataaataatataaaagagtTTTATTCCAATATGTTACTTCAGAAGATAGATTGAATACTATATTTATTGaggaaaaaaaagatatttattttatcttcgaGATGTTCCTGAGTCTTTGACatcatcttttttaattttcaagttcgGACATCATCTATAGAGCCTTGATAATGATATATACACGTACAATAATAAATGGTCAAATTTAGTGTATCCATAAGAGTCTGAATTCAATTATCGTTATAAACTCTTTACTGGATAATTTataaatgctagcaacactctcttttgaacactctaTTTAATATTCACTTTCTTATTAGTTTGAATTATTGTGGGTCtacactttaaaaattgaatcCCCACAAaatggtgggacatacattgatttcatccaataaaagagtaaatGCTAAAAAGAGTGttaaaaagtgagtgttgctagTATTCCTCATCTATAAACATCTTTGTTAGTGTTTTCTAAACTTTAAAGGTGGTCACAATCCTTGTAAAATTCCGAAATTCAACTTGTCTTTTATAACACTTTGCTTATTGCTGCTAATTATTAGTGATCAGTGATTGTATTATAGGTTTATCATGTTGTCCAACTCTCTACAATAACTTGATTGACAAATACACTCCGACCTAAAAACCAACATTGATTTGAAATATCGGATAGATTTTGTGTAATTGAGAACTACAATTCGTTAAATTTAAAGGGCTTTTGAGCAATACGAGAGACTTCGACTATCACATTATGGTTCAATTAAATTTATCGAACCGGTTAATTGAACcgaattaaattgaaattagtTGAACAATTTAAGTGGTTCGTAAACCGAACCAATAATTTAATAACAGTTATTGAACCATAATCGAACTGTTTGAACCGAACTGAACTGTTTGGAACCGAACTCAACCATTACCAAAAGCACACACTTTACattctaataataaaattttattttgcctTTCATCATGCATTAACATTGAAATTTGTTGATATTAGTAAAATACAACTATTAAAaccacaaaaaattaataactagtgttatttaattcttaaaaaggcttaatacattTGGTCATAgtttaaatacaattaataaaaagtcttaatatatttttgagaGGATAAAAATTATTAACACTGGTCGCACAATTCCaatttatgaaaaagaaaaaaaaaattggttcccaaaaagataacaaaacacattttgattcaaaatattattttaagttCGATTTGGTTCGGTTCGCAAACAATAAAACGATTAACCGAACCATAACTTTAGTTTAGTTCTTTATAAAGCTCAAATGATTCAGTTCAATTTTTCAAACCATTGAAGCAGTTTAGTTCAATTTGATTCGATTTTCTTTAAAAACCGAACCATGCCACCCCTACCTACCACCCGCACCCCAACAACATTGTATTAGCAAATTAGGATGGTAACAACCTGCACAATAAGCTAATGCGAATGATAAACTTTTACATTCTCttgtcattatttatttattggcgAATTTTCATTGTAccaattgttatttatttgagaaatgatatttgaacaatcattttgtaacaatttttgttacaactttttatCTCATACTCACGTTGTATTCTTACTTTCTCTCTccgttgatttgatttttatgtcaaTCTTTAcacttctttatatatattttggttgtTCAATAACTTGtctaaaaaaatggttgttcaaataacattcctcAAAGTGTGAATGATAACTAATTCGAAGAAACTACTATTTGTTAAAAACAGTTCAACACTTATTTTCTCTGACCACGATGTTGAGTAGGCCTCATATAGACACCAAGCATGACTCATATCATTTAAAAAGGTTCATGCATATAGAATGCAACTGACATGTTAACTAAGTCAATCGCTAGTGTTAAGTAAGTATTGGTTGAACTTGTTACATGTTTCTCAATCGCTAGGATGTGAATGTCATGTGAAAAATCTTCATAGAGGTTTGATATCCATCAAGGTGGAAATTGTTGAATATATACATAGACATATAGACATTGAAGAAGGGACAActcataaatattattataatctAAATTTGGTGCCATTTAGCCTGGGAAATGCTGttttttcccatcatgggaaaggcTGTTTTTGAACACTGGATTGAAGAGATACACTGATCTTATTATGGTCTACCCACACTGTATATCTTCCCACTTTATCTTCAACCTCACTTCCATCACCCTCCttttcaccaccaccaccaaactCAAATCAAGGTTCATCGTACTCCAAAAAGAACTTTGATAGGCACCCATTGCTCAGTAACTTCAGCTGCCATAAATCATAATCACGTGTCCAGATGCAATCAATTCAAACAAACTAAATACATAGAGACAAGATGATTAACACAAATAAGCAACATCATTGATAGCTCAACCACACCAAGAACATCAAAAACTCACaaatttgttggttttttttagaactaaaaaaaatataaaacgtTGATGAATCTTGTggtggtttttttatttttttttctctttcaaatgtCAAGTTGTTAAACTCTTTCACTTTGTCTGCTCTCAATTCATAGTCTGCATAAACAACTTCCTTTCTCCGTATTGAATGTGCCATGGTATATTCAAGTAATTTGAAATTAATAGTTAGCACTTATTAGTATAGACTTAGAATCAAAGAATTCTTTATGAAATGCATCCAAAGATTTCTATTAAAATCCAACTTAGAATCAAACGGTGGGTAACAAGCATCTCCGTCTAAACATCTTAATAAGTAAGGTGTACGGTTAAAGACAATAGAGTGGGCGATTAAGAGACGAGTTGATGGAGAGAAAGTATGGTGGTACTGGTGGGTGAGAGAATGGTGGAGGAAgtgtgtataaaaaaaaaattagtgctGATAATGTATGATAATAGTGTGTCTAATTTAATCTAATGTGCCATGATTCTTTTTGGAGTACGATGAGCCTTGATTTGaagagattttaaaaataatgctGACTTATATGAATAGAATAACTTATTGAGTCACCACGAAATATGAATAAACTTAGAATAATAGCGTAAGTTACCGTCACCAAACAAATCGCAAGTTAATCATACCAGTCCATCTATATTCGAAGCCAAAAACGCGTTACAAAACAAATACACAAACCGACTATAAGAAACAACATGGAGCCTCATGACACAAAACAATAATGAAAATCATGGCCACCATTGTTCATAGTCATATGCACGTTTGTTTCCTACTGAAATCTTagatgataaaatatgaaaaagtaCCCAATCATGTTGATTTGTGCTATTCAGCATCATCATCAATTTATCACATGTTAGAATAACACCGattgaaaatattcatcacATGTTAGTAtaacaggaaaaaaaatcacacaaacATACCAAACAAGCACTTAACATGACATGACACAGCAATATCATACATGAACTAAAACAGCGAAATCAAGAAAGTATTAGTACTACTTACTACTAACTCGAGAAAACTCAAATTTAATCTTAAcatgattattttaaaataagaaaaggatgcaagaaaataattttctcattttttcaaacattaaaGGTCTACAGAAACTCAAATTCAGCATAATTGACACACAATCCCCAAACAAGGCATTATTCAAACCCATTTGGTCTCATTCAAGAAACCAGTAGGTTGCCTTCCTCTTACCATTCCCCACCCACTGTTAACATTACAAAAACCTACTCTACCACAATTCTGAAAAAGTCTAATTCCAAAAAATCAAAcaaggaaaatgaaaatgaaaaatcaatccATTTCATAAAACACATTTCCTTTTTCCCTCGACCTCTAATCACCACCTTGATCATCTCTCAGTACCTGTAGTGAGCAGGCTTGTATGGACCCTCAACTGGCACACTGATGTAATCAGCCTGTGATTGGGAAAGCTTGGTGAGTTTAGCTCCAAGCTTGCCAAGATGAAGTGCCGCGACCTTCTCATCAAGATGTTTAGGCAAAACGTAAACCTTCTTCTCATACTTTCCAGATTTCCTCTCATTCCACAACTCAAGCTGAGCAATGACCTGGTTGGTGAAGGAGCAGGACATCACAAAACTAGGGTGTCCAGTAGCACAACCCAAGTTCATCAAACGACCCTCGGCCAAGACAATGATGCCGGTGTTGGTCTCGGGGAAAACCCACCTGTCGGTTTGAGGCTTGATGGTGACGCGCTTCACACCAGGGTAGTTCTCAAGTCCAGACATATCAATTTCATTGTCAAAGTGACCAATGTTGCAAACAATGgcattgtttttcattttcctcATGTCATCAACCATGATGATGTCCTTGTTACCGGTGGTGGTAACAAAGATGTCAGCATAAGAGACAACATCATCAAGAGTCAGAACCTGGAAACCTTCCATGAGAGCCTGAAGGGCACAGATTGGATCAATTTCAGTAACAATCACACGAGCTCCAGCTTGCTTCAGGGCAACAGCACAACCCTTTCCAACATCTCCATATCCAGCGACAACACCCACCTTTCCAGCAATCATAACATCCGTAGCCCTCATCAAACCATCAGGAAGAGAGTGACGGCATCCATACAAGTTGTCAAACTGTTACAAAACCATAGATCAAATGGCAAACAGAAACTTCATTAGATCAAAACATGCTACGGTACCCCAAAATACAAGAACCAAATTCACATCATCGTAGTTTAAAACAACCACAAACACCTAACTTTGTTAAATCCAAGATCAAACTATGCTATAGTACCAAAATTACAACCAAATTCACATCATAGTTAACTACAACCACACAAACGTATCTTACAGAAAGTAAATGACATATCCAT from Medicago truncatula cultivar Jemalong A17 chromosome 8, MtrunA17r5.0-ANR, whole genome shotgun sequence includes the following:
- the LOC11411353 gene encoding heat stress transcription factor A-5 — protein: MNSAPQSSSAAAAGGSGGGPAPFLQKTYDMVDDSTTDEIVSWSSDNKSFIVWNPPEFSRVLLPTYFKHNNFSSFIRQLNTYGFRKADPERWEFANEEFIKDQKHLLKNIHRRKPIHSHSHPPGSAVDPERAALEQEIEKLSREKNALQTKLLSYNYLDTEKLQLEDFQRRLDGMEKRQTNLQNFFEKALQDSFIVELLSRKIESMDLAAYNKKRRLPQVDQVQPVAEGSLVDNPSNFRLEFGNVFPHDISNKLRLELSPAVSDMNLISGSTQGSNEDEESLQKNLSEGELTGMQTRTGLAFTPETLDLADTGASFTFNMDSCLSQRATTTECPNLHSLEPSTEEGDSHISCQLNLTLASCTLEFNRNSYSARSPQINCQEIGNLAESRVNADGKESEIGVSSNRNVANEAINLAPPKEASGNVQVKAAARHGVNDVFWENFLTERPGCSDNEEAISNYRAIPNSEQEEGRSVHGISSNIKNMDNLTL
- the LOC11406131 gene encoding adenosylhomocysteinase, producing the protein MSLTVEKTQAGREYKVRDLSQADFGRLEIELAEIEMPGLMSCRTEFGPSQPFKGARITGSLHMTIQTAVLIETLTALGAEVRWCSCNIFSTQDHAAAAIARDSAAVFAWKGETLQEYWWCTERALDWGPGGGPDLIVDDGGDATLLIHEGVKAEELYEKTGEVPDPSSTDNAEFQLVLTIIRDGLKTDPKRYRKMKDRLVGVSEETTTGVKRLYQMQASGTLLFPAINVNDSVTKSKFDNLYGCRHSLPDGLMRATDVMIAGKVGVVAGYGDVGKGCAVALKQAGARVIVTEIDPICALQALMEGFQVLTLDDVVSYADIFVTTTGNKDIIMVDDMRKMKNNAIVCNIGHFDNEIDMSGLENYPGVKRVTIKPQTDRWVFPETNTGIIVLAEGRLMNLGCATGHPSFVMSCSFTNQVIAQLELWNERKSGKYEKKVYVLPKHLDEKVAALHLGKLGAKLTKLSQSQADYISVPVEGPYKPAHYRY